From Streptomyces sp. NBC_00775, one genomic window encodes:
- a CDS encoding spherulation-specific family 4 protein produces MPYLTSTAAGTASTDLGLGFGIPGYAHPLVAPVEWGELTRPGTPLHWVVLNVAKGPGTRPDPHCLEAAGRLRNAGVRILGHLDTTYGARSFGELISDAHRYLDWYRVDGFLLDRCPTERAALPEVRRTVTTLRALLDGAHIVLGHGGHPYPGYAESADQLVTFSGSWSDYRWSQVAEWTADYPPERFCHFVHSVPRGHLDEALRIARWQGASTIYFTDRTDQGGRADPWATMPGYWDEIVSRIGTGVSE; encoded by the coding sequence ATGCCGTATCTGACCAGCACCGCAGCGGGCACCGCGAGCACCGACTTAGGCCTCGGGTTCGGCATCCCCGGTTATGCGCACCCCCTTGTCGCTCCCGTGGAGTGGGGCGAGCTGACCCGCCCCGGCACCCCCTTGCACTGGGTCGTCCTGAACGTGGCCAAGGGCCCCGGCACGCGCCCCGACCCGCACTGCCTGGAGGCCGCGGGACGGCTGCGCAACGCGGGGGTCCGGATCCTCGGGCACCTGGACACCACCTATGGCGCGCGCAGCTTCGGCGAACTGATCTCCGACGCCCACCGCTATCTCGACTGGTACCGGGTCGACGGATTCCTCCTCGACCGCTGCCCCACCGAGCGCGCCGCGCTCCCCGAGGTCCGCCGCACGGTCACCACGCTCCGCGCGCTCCTCGACGGCGCGCACATCGTGCTGGGCCACGGCGGCCACCCCTACCCCGGGTACGCCGAGAGCGCCGACCAGTTGGTGACGTTCTCCGGCTCCTGGAGCGACTACCGCTGGTCGCAGGTCGCCGAGTGGACCGCCGACTATCCGCCCGAGCGCTTCTGCCACTTCGTACACAGTGTGCCGCGCGGCCATCTGGACGAGGCGCTGCGCATCGCCCGCTGGCAGGGCGCCTCGACGATCTACTTCACCGACCGCACCGACCAGGGCGGCCGGGCCGACCCCTGGGCGACGATGCCCGGCTACTGGGACGAAATCGTCTCGCGGATCGGAACGGGTGTCTCGGAATGA
- a CDS encoding NAD-dependent epimerase/dehydratase family protein yields MRVLLIGANGYLGRFVADRLLADPAVQLTALGRGDDADVRFDLASGSPGALTRFLDAVHPGVVINCAGATRGGARELTRHNTVAVATVCEALRRSGCGARLVQIGCGAEYGPSQPGSSTAEDAVPRPGGPYGVSKLAATELVLGSGLDAVVLRVFSPAGPGTPAGSPLGRLAEALRRAMQSGDGELKLGGLGVQRDFIDVRDVARAVHAASLSAAQGVINIGSGRAVRLRDAAAVLARVAGYGGALHELDGPPGPMRSAIGHPRSEPDHAAPVAYPYPDGCGSWQQADVRTARDRLGWRPRINLEESLADIWMEAACRI; encoded by the coding sequence ATGAGGGTCCTGCTGATCGGAGCCAACGGATACCTCGGCCGTTTCGTCGCCGACCGCCTGCTCGCCGACCCAGCCGTGCAGCTCACCGCGCTCGGCCGGGGCGACGACGCCGACGTACGGTTCGACCTCGCCTCAGGCAGCCCCGGCGCGCTCACCCGCTTCCTGGACGCGGTACATCCCGGAGTCGTCATCAACTGCGCGGGCGCCACCCGCGGCGGTGCCCGCGAACTGACCCGGCACAACACCGTCGCCGTCGCCACCGTCTGCGAGGCCCTGCGTCGCAGCGGCTGCGGGGCACGGCTCGTCCAGATCGGCTGCGGCGCCGAGTACGGGCCCAGCCAGCCCGGCTCCTCCACAGCCGAGGACGCCGTGCCGCGCCCGGGCGGCCCGTACGGCGTGAGCAAGCTCGCCGCCACCGAACTGGTCCTCGGCTCCGGCCTGGACGCCGTCGTGCTCCGCGTCTTCTCGCCCGCCGGTCCCGGAACCCCCGCCGGATCCCCGCTCGGCCGTCTCGCCGAGGCCCTGCGCCGTGCCATGCAGTCCGGCGACGGCGAACTCAAACTCGGCGGACTCGGCGTCCAACGCGACTTCATCGACGTCCGCGATGTCGCCCGCGCCGTCCACGCCGCCTCGCTCTCCGCCGCGCAAGGCGTGATCAACATCGGCTCGGGCCGCGCCGTGCGTCTCCGCGACGCCGCCGCCGTCCTCGCCCGCGTGGCCGGTTACGGCGGCGCCCTGCACGAACTCGACGGCCCGCCCGGACCCATGAGGTCAGCCATCGGCCACCCCCGCAGCGAACCGGACCACGCGGCCCCGGTCGCCTATCCCTACCCGGACGGCTGCGGCAGCTGGCAGCAGGCCGATGTGCGCACCGCGCGCGACCGGCTCGGCTGGCGGCCCCGGATCAACCTCGAGGAATCCCTCGCCGACATCTGGATGGAGGCGGCATGCCGTATCTGA